TTAGATTGTCGTGGAGCAGAAATATGGTGAAAACGATAAAAGGCTTTACTTTAATTGAGCTGATGATTGTGGTGGCCATTATTGCGATATTAGCTGCGATTGCATATCCGTCGTATCAGGAATATGTACGTAAAACTAAACGGATTGAATCACAAGCAGAGCTGATTGCATTAGCAGGACAGCTTCAGCGCTATAAAATGGCCAATTTTTCCTTTGAAAAACGTGAGGGAAATCAGACAGTCCCGATTACCTTGGCAGACCTAGGGCACAATGCTGTATT
This genomic window from Acinetobacter sp. TGL-Y2 contains:
- a CDS encoding type IV pilin protein: MVKTIKGFTLIELMIVVAIIAILAAIAYPSYQEYVRKTKRIESQAELIALAGQLQRYKMANFSFEKREGNQTVPITLADLGHNAVLPNSGDALYDVSLTDVTANAWTLTATPKSNTAQIMDGTFRLNHRDQRCWDKGKSSCVLSEISNWNGK